From the genome of Nitrospira sp. SG-bin1:
TCCAACATCGGGTGACTTCTGCAAGGTCGAGATCACTGATGCGGCCGGCTTCGATCTCATCGGACGCATCGTTACGAATCCCATTCACTGAGTGTGGTTTCTTGTTGTTCCTGTTACGCTCAAAGCGCCGTCCAACACTGGAGTAAAACCTCGATGACCGCCCGGACAAAAGATTCGATCATTCTGCTGATCCATTGCAAGGACCGTAAAGGCATCGTCGCGCGAGTATCGGGATTTATTCACGACTTCGGCGGCAATATTCTCGACTCCGACCATCACACTGACGAGGAAACGAACGATTTCCTCATGCGGATGGAATTCGCCACGGAGGGATTTCAGATTCCCTCGGACGACATTCCAGCCGCCTTTGCTCCGATCGCAAAAGTGTATGAGATGCATTACGAAGTATACCCATCCAGCCGACGAACCCGCGTCGGCCTACTGGTTTCGAAACAAGATCACTGCCTGGCCGATCTCCTCCAGCGGCACCGGCGAGACGAGCTGCACATCGATATCCCGGTCATTATCTCGAATCACGACACCTGCGCCGGCTGGGCCGATCTCTTCAAGATTCCCTTTGCCGTCTATCCCGTGACGAAGGAGACCAAGCCTCAGCAGGAACAACAGGTTTTGGCCCTGCTGAAAGAGCATCGGGTAGAGCTCGTGGTGATGGCCCGCTACATGCAGGTTCTCACCGCGGATTTTTTATCTCAGGTCGGCAGCCCGGTCATCAACATCCACCATTCTTTTCTTCCGGCCTTTATCGGAGCCAATCCTTACCGGCAGGCCTACGATCGCGGCGTGAAGATCATCGGAGCCACGGCACACTACGCGACCAAAGATTTGGACGAAGGACCGATCATCGAACAAGACGTGATTCGTGTAGGACATCGGGATACGGTTGAAGATCTCGTGCGGAAAGGACGCGACTTGGAAGAGATCGTGCTCGCCCGGGCCGTGCGGCGGCACATCGAGCGGCGTATCTTAGTCTACGGAAGAAAGACCGTGGTGTTCGACTGACCCCTTCGTACCTGTAGACGGAAAACCGATAGGGAGCGGGATGACACCGCTCCCCTTTTCTCGGTTTCTTCAAGACTATACTTTTGCGGATAGGAACAGAGAATTTCCACGCCGATTGATGAGCATTAAGATATTGTCCCCCTTTTTCACCTCGGAGGACGCTCTCTCGAAATCCTTCACGGACGTGATCGGCTGCCGGTTCATTTCCCGGATGACATCGCCCGGCATAAGCCCGGCTTTCCCGGCTCCACTGTCCGGCTCGACTTTAGTCACCACGACACCCTGCTTCTCTTTCAGACCACGTTCTTTCGCGGTGTCGTGATCTATGTCTTCGGCCGCAAGACCGGATAAGGCATAGTCGGTGTCGGTCCGTTCCGCCTTGGCAATCTTCGTTTCTTCCGGCTGCTCACCGACTCTCACGGTCAACTCACGTTCTCGTCCATCACGGATTACTTTCAGGATCACCCTCGTGCCGACTGACGTTCTGGTCACAAGACGCTGCAAGGCGACTCCATCTTCCACGGGAGTGCCGTGATACCCGATAATTACGTCGCCCTGCTTCAGGCCTGCCTGCTCCGCCGGACTTCCCTCTTTCACGTCACTGATCAACGCGCCTTTGGCGTCCTTCACGCTGAACGACCTTGCCAGGTCCTGGTTCAGGTCTTGAAGACCGATACCAAGATAACCCCGGACCACCTTGCCGCTCTTGACGAGACTCTCATAGATCGGCTTGGCCATCGTCGTGGAGACCGCGAAGCCGACGCCTTGATACCCTCCGGTCTGCGAAAAGATGGCGGTGTTGATGCCCACGAGCTCGCCTTTGGTGTTCACCAATGCACCGCCTGAGTTACCGGGGTTGATGGCGGCGTCTGTTTGAATGAAATCCTCATATTGCGTGATTCCCATATGGCCCCGACCGACCGCGCTTACAATTCCCAGGGTCACTGTGGAATTCAACCCGAACGGATTGCCGACGGCCAACACATACTCCCCGACTTGCAGACGTGAAGCATCGCCCCACGGTACGGCAGGAAGATCCTGCGCGTTGACTTTCACCACTGCCAAATCGGTTTTGGGATCGGTGCCGACGATTTTTCCCTTGAATTCGCGCTTGTCCGGAAGCGTGACATTGACCTCACGCGCCTTGGCGATCACGTGATTATTGGTCAAGATATAGCCATCCGCAGAAATGACGACGCCCGACCCTTGCCCCCTCCGCGGCCCTCGAGGTTCAAAAGGGTCGGCTGGTCCCCGCCCGCGAGGACCGAACGGTTTACCGAAAAATTCTTCCATTCGGTCTCGCAGCTCGTCAGGGACAGCGAATCCCTCCGATACCTTGTCCGTCATGACAGTCGTGATGTTGACGACCGCCGGAGTGACCTGCTTGGCAACCTCCGTGAAGCCGCTTGCCGGCGGGCCTACGGCGACAGGCATAACCGTCGGTGACGGAACGTTCGATGCGTAGGATGCCGTGAGTAAGTGGCCGCCCCAAATCAGGACGCCGCTCAGAAGACCGATTCCTATCACGGAACCGATGGCGCGATACGGATGCGATGGCATGACTTCCTCCTTGTGACGCCGTTGATCGATGATCGACGGAAATCGAATTCTAGACGACAAAGAACGTTTCCCGGTCTCGACGGAAGCTAACAACCGGTGATGAGAAGCAGATTAACGGCGGATTAAACTTTGCTAAGCGGCGGAATGAGTGAGCGGCAGCACGACCGTAAAGGTTGATCCCTGGCCGAGATCGCTTTTGACTTCTACCCGACCCTCGTGCAAATCCGCGATCCAGGCACAGATGGCGAGACCGAGGCCCGTCCCCTTCTTCGTGTGAGCGCGGGCGACATCCGTGCGGAAGAACCGCTGGAAAATCTTCTTATGATCGGCCTGGGCGATGCCGATCCCATGGTCCGTGACCGACAACCTGGCCTCTCGACCGTCGTTCAACAGCGAGATCTCGACCTTGCCGCCAGGATACGAATACTTCATTGCATTCTCGACGAGATTGAGCAACAGCTCGCGAAGTCGCAAGTCGTCGCCCTGAACGACCACGGGCATCACCGTTCCCAGCACGACCTCGATATTGCGGTCCTGCCCGAGCAGCGTGGCCTGGCGATGAATATCTTCAACCAAGGACTCCATCGCCACGGGCAACGACTCCATTTTGACCTCTCCCATATCGGCACGGGAGAGGAACAACAACTCGTCGACGATTCGGGTCATTCGATCAATTTCCTCCAAATTGCTCTCGAGCACCGACTTATAATCTTCGAGAGCACGAGGTCGCCGCAGAACCAAGTCCGTTTCGCCCTTCATCACCGTGAGAGGGGTCCGCAACTCATGCGACGCATCGCTGGTGAATTGACGGATTTGGCGGAACGAGACATCCAGTCGGCCGATCATGTTGTTGAAGGTGGCGGCCAGTCGGCCGATTTCGTCGTGAGCCGCCGGCATGGTGAGGCGTTGGCTGAGATCTCCCGCGGCAATGCGCTGTGCCGCAAGCGTAATCTTATCGACGGGACGTAACGCTCGTCCCGCCAAGAACCATCCCCCCGCCAGAGAGACGGCCAAGGCGATCGGGATGGCCACCAGGAGTAGAATCAGGAATCGGTGGAGCGTCTCTCCGACCGACTCCATCGACGTGCCCACTTGCACGATGTACAGGAGATTCCCCCGATACATGATGGGCACGGAAATCAGCCGCAACGGAGGCTCATTGGGATACTTGGCCGACTCGAACGTGCTCTGGCCGGCGAAGGCGGTTTCTAGAGCCGTGCGACTGAGTGGAACCTCGTGTTGCCTGATATTGGGGGATCGGATCGTGATCGTCCCCGAGGGGCTGAAGATCTGGAAGAATTTATCGATTCTGGCGAGCTCGGGAAACTGTGAAATCAGCTCTTCTTCGTCGATCAACGGAAGAAATCCTCGGGCTTCAAGCGATCGCACGGCGGTCGTCGCCGTTTCTTCCAGCGATTCATCGACCGTGTCGCGGAGGTTTCTCGCCGTAATGGCATACAGAATCACGGAGAAAACGATCAAGACCACGGCGAGAGCGGTCCCGTACCAGAGGGTCAGCCGAACACGTAGCGGCATAGGTCAGTTCCTGGTCACCGTGACGAAATGATACCGCTGTAGAGCCTTGTCGTCGGTTTGGCCCATCTAAAGTCGCTGCACGAACGCGAGAGAGGTTTCGGCATCGTGCTAGTCGGCTTTCAGCATATACCCGCTACCGCGAATGGTATGGATCAATTTCTTGGTTCGCCCTCGATCGATTTTATTTCTGAGGTAATTGACGTAGACATCGATGACGTTCGTGAACGTGTCGAAGTCTTGATTCCACACGTGTTCGGAAATCATGGGCCTGGTGAGCACCCGGCCTGTATGGCGCATCAGATATTCGAGCAAGGCGTACTCTTTTAACGTCAGATCGATACGTTGCCCGCCGCGGGTCACATCGCGGGTCGCCGGGTTCAGAATGAGATCGTCCACCTGAAGGATCCCCGGGCTTTCGGATGCCCCACGGCGCAATAGGGCTCGCACGCGCGCCAAGAGTTCATCGATGGCGAATGGCTTGGTCAGGTAGTCATCGGCGCCGGCATCCAGTCCTTTGACCCGCTGATCGATCTGGGATTGGGCCGAAAGGATCAGCACCGGTGTGTGGATTCGTTCCCGGCGAATGTTCTTCAGAACATCGAGACCGGACATGGAGGGCAACATCACGTCGACGACCAGGAGGTCGTAGTTGGTGCCCCGAACCATGTCCAACCCTTTGGCACCGTCCTCACAGAGATCGACGGCATAACTTTCTTCTTCAAGCGCCCGCTTGATAAAGCAGCCGACTTTGGTTTCATCTTCGATGACGAGGACCCGCATACAAACTCCGACGGTGTTGATCAGCCGCGTGATTATACCAGACCGTTGACTGTGAATCTTGGAGCTAGGAGAGAATCCCGATGCCCACGAAGCCGAGGCTAGGTCGAATCGCCGGGGAAGGTCTGTTCCAGGGAAGTAATCATGGGCTTGCCGTCGCGGATATGAAAGACCAGCGTTTCTTCGCCTTCCGTCTTGAATTCCCGATTGGCCTGTCGCAGCGTCTCTGTGGACTTGAAGGACACTTTCGCGCTCCGCTCATCCGAGGCCAACGAGACGGACGTAGTCGTACGAGTGAAGTCATTGGCACTGGGAAAGGAGAAACTCATGCCGAGGGTTTTCCGATACTCTTCTCGCGTCAGGACGGCCATCTGTTGTTGCGGGCCCTGTTTCAGATGAATGGTGATGGTCGCGTCATGAGCAATGTGGCGCAGGACGCCGTCGACATCCTTTCGCCGGACAGCTTCGTCGAGCGCG
Proteins encoded in this window:
- a CDS encoding formyltetrahydrofolate deformylase; amino-acid sequence: MTARTKDSIILLIHCKDRKGIVARVSGFIHDFGGNILDSDHHTDEETNDFLMRMEFATEGFQIPSDDIPAAFAPIAKVYEMHYEVYPSSRRTRVGLLVSKQDHCLADLLQRHRRDELHIDIPVIISNHDTCAGWADLFKIPFAVYPVTKETKPQQEQQVLALLKEHRVELVVMARYMQVLTADFLSQVGSPVINIHHSFLPAFIGANPYRQAYDRGVKIIGATAHYATKDLDEGPIIEQDVIRVGHRDTVEDLVRKGRDLEEIVLARAVRRHIERRILVYGRKTVVFD
- a CDS encoding DNA-binding response regulator codes for the protein MRVLVIEDETKVGCFIKRALEEESYAVDLCEDGAKGLDMVRGTNYDLLVVDVMLPSMSGLDVLKNIRRERIHTPVLILSAQSQIDQRVKGLDAGADDYLTKPFAIDELLARVRALLRRGASESPGILQVDDLILNPATRDVTRGGQRIDLTLKEYALLEYLMRHTGRVLTRPMISEHVWNQDFDTFTNVIDVYVNYLRNKIDRGRTKKLIHTIRGSGYMLKAD